A portion of the Oscillospiraceae bacterium genome contains these proteins:
- a CDS encoding acyltransferase, producing the protein MEGTRPRTVNSIGMFDMLKGVGMITIVLAHTAELYPMQISGGLSLTAFFPFIYREALMAAFFIASGYGFRKRSIGKCIQQQLRALLKPYCITAACTSLLHLLCHYMAFHYFPSSVTETLKVAGGFLLGLPHTTTYAGQQFFSTGPMWYLLSLLIGWVLLDAILNIFPEKYTHWAVLGIMLLGWGTTLVWELPFSLSQGAVIVPYLYIGYLAKKNRWLDKPLPRRTLYILLGGTALTAVGALLAQSTDCISMGEWTLGPLSILLDAATGFLFIRLFMRLNRFTGPIAQGLQAIGRNSLNIFCIHTVELIAIPWYLFAAHFTDHPLRGMLLQNVIAFASIGLVCALLNLRRSWIVKASAARRQAQRRTPALSQH; encoded by the coding sequence ATGGAAGGCACCAGACCCCGCACCGTCAACTCCATCGGCATGTTCGATATGCTCAAGGGCGTGGGCATGATCACCATCGTGCTGGCCCACACCGCCGAACTCTACCCCATGCAGATCTCCGGCGGGCTGTCGCTCACGGCGTTTTTCCCGTTCATCTATCGTGAGGCCCTGATGGCGGCCTTTTTCATTGCCAGCGGCTACGGTTTCCGCAAGCGCTCCATCGGCAAGTGCATCCAGCAGCAGCTCAGAGCGCTGCTCAAGCCCTACTGCATCACGGCGGCGTGCACTTCGCTCTTGCATCTGCTGTGCCACTACATGGCGTTCCATTACTTCCCCAGCAGCGTCACCGAGACCCTCAAGGTGGCCGGCGGCTTTCTGCTGGGGCTGCCCCACACCACTACTTATGCCGGGCAGCAGTTCTTTTCCACCGGCCCCATGTGGTATCTGCTCTCGCTGCTGATCGGCTGGGTGCTGCTGGACGCCATCCTGAATATCTTCCCGGAGAAATACACACACTGGGCTGTGCTCGGCATCATGCTGCTGGGCTGGGGCACCACACTGGTGTGGGAGCTGCCCTTCAGCCTTTCGCAGGGGGCCGTGATCGTGCCCTACCTTTACATCGGCTATCTGGCCAAGAAGAACCGCTGGCTGGACAAGCCCCTGCCCCGCCGCACCCTGTACATCCTGCTGGGCGGCACAGCTCTGACCGCTGTGGGAGCTCTGCTTGCCCAGAGCACCGACTGCATTTCCATGGGCGAGTGGACCCTGGGCCCGCTGAGCATCCTGCTGGATGCCGCCACCGGCTTTTTGTTCATCCGCCTGTTCATGCGGCTCAACCGTTTTACCGGCCCCATCGCACAGGGCCTGCAGGCCATCGGCCGCAACTCGCTGAACATCTTCTGCATCCACACGGTGGAGCTTATCGCCATTCCGTGGTATCTGTTCGCAGCTCACTTTACAGACCACCCGCTGCGGGGTATGCTGCTGCAGAACGTGATCGCGTTTGCCTCCATCGGGCTGGTGTGCGCCCTGCTGAACCTGCGGCGCAGCTGGATCGTCAAAGCCTCGGCCGCACGGCGGCAGGCCCAGCGGCGCACCCCCGCGCTTTCGCAGCATTGA